The genomic region GGTGATAAGCGCGACGCCGGCGGAGCCGGTGAAGCCCGTCAGCCAGGAAAGGCGCTCGGACGAAGCCGGCACATACTCGCCCTGGAATTCGTCGGCGCGCGGCACGAGGAAGCCGTCAATGCCAAGGGCCGAGAAAGCGGCGCGCAGAGCGGCGGTGCGCTCCTTGCCAAACTGAGGCGTGGAGGTGACTTCGAAGGACTGAAACATGGAATATTTCCGGCAATTTGGCGGAGAACCGCGACTGGGATGATCGTCATGTTAGCGGAAAGGCCGCTGCCGAGGAAAGAGGCGATATCCGGCCGTGAACAGGCGGAGAGAGGGTGTCTGTCATGCAGGGCATTTGCCCAATCCGCGGACATATGCGTCACATGCATGGCACCCATGCTGCAACGCATCTATCTCTATCGGAATAATGGTTTATAAGCGCGCTCAACGAACACGGACGAACATCCGGTGGTTCAAAAAGCTGCGGTTCTGAGAATAGTTGGTCATTCTGTTCTCCTCCTCCCTCAAGGGTGGCCAATTTCAGAACGGTAGACGCCCGCTTGAGCGCTCCTCCTCAGGCTCGCGGGCACGGGCGATGCCTCTGGCATCGCCTTTGTTTCGAAAAGGCCGCCCGTCATGATGGACTGGGCGGCCTTTTCTGTTTCTGCTTAGCTTGGCAGTGTGTTCTCTCGATCGGGCGTAGGAAGCTAGCGGAAGCAGTCCGTCCCGCGAACCCCCGAGAATTCAATGTATCGCTTGGTGTGGCCCACGCCCCACGCCAAGCTTGATGCCCGGCCGCAAGCAAGTGGCATCCGCCCGCCGAGCGCCTATTTCTGGAGGTGGATCGTGACCCAGCCGTTGCGCCAGATGGTGCGCACATGTTTTAGGCGCTGGCCGTTATAGGCGGCGAGCACCTTCCAGCGCTGTTCGGCGAGGATGCCGGAGAGAATGACCGAGCCACCGGGGGCGAGATTGGCGACAAGCTGCGGCGCCATCTTCATCAGCGGCCGCGCCAGGATGTTGGCGATGACCAGATCGAAGGGGCCATTGGCGCTGAAGGCCGTCGAGTGGAATCCGGGAGCGGTGGCAAAGGTCATGCCGTTGACGACGCCGTTGCGGCGGGCGTTTTCGCTGGCGACGCGGGTGGCGATCGGATCGATGTCGGTGGCGAGCACCGGCACATGCAAGAGTTTCCAGGCGGCAATCGCAAGAACGCCGCTTCCCGTTCCGAGGTCGAGGACGTTGCGGACCGGTCGTGTGTGCGCGACGGAGGCGAGCACCTCGAGGCACCCGGCCGTCGTGCCGTGATGGCCCGTGCCGAAGGCCTGGCCGGCATCGATCTCGATCGCGATCTCGCCGGTCCTGACCTTGTCGCGGTCATGTGAGCCGTGGACGACGAAGCGTCCGGCGCGCACGGGGGCGAGCCCTTCCAGCGATTTGGCGATCCAGTCGATATCGGGCAGCACTTCCCGTTCAATCGGCAGATGGGAGAAATCCGCAGCGAGCCCCTCGGCAAGCCGCACCCTGACGCTCTCCTCCTCGTCCGCCATCATGTAGACCGAGGCTTCCCAGACGTCGCGCTTCTCGTCGATCTCCATCGTCGCGATGGCATAGTCCTCGTCCTCAAAGATCGTGCTCATGACATCGAGCACGGCCCCGACCTGTTTCTCGGTGCTGGTGACGAAAAGTCGTATCTCGCTCAACGGTCTGTCCTTCGGCTGCAATCGGCCTCGCGGCTATCATGAATGGGGCGGAAACGCAAAGCGCCGGCCACTGCATGTTTCCTTAAGTCGTAGCCGACGTAAGGGTAAAAACATGCAGCAATTCAAAGTGCCACAGCGTCCTTTGCGCGTCTTATCAGACGCGCGGCGCTGTAGGCCGGCGCTTCCAAGAATGCCAGATGAACTGTTAGCTCAGCCCTTGGTCAGGTTATCGAGCTTCTGGATGGCGGTATCCGGGTTCTCGCCGTAGGCGATCGTGCCGCTGAAGTGCCCATTCGCATCGAGCAAGAACACCGAGGCTGTGTGGTCCATGGTGTAGTCGCCGTCCGGCTTCTTTTCGTCGAGCGGCACCTTCTTGTAGTAGACACGGTAGCCCTTGACCATTTCCAGCACCTTGTCCGGCGGTCCGGAAATGCCGGTGACGCGCTTGGAGACGTTGGAGACGTACTGGCCGAGAACCTCCGGGGTGTCGCGCTCCGGATCGACGGTGATGAAATAGGCCTGCAGCTTGCTGCCGTCGGGATCGACCTTTTCAAGCCAGCCGTTCATCTCGAATAGCGTGGTCGGGCAGACTTCCGGGCAATGGGTGAAGCCGAAGAAAAGGGCGGTCGGCTTGCCTGTGAACGCCTGTTCAGTGATCGGCTTGCCGTCCTGTGCGACAAGCGTGAACGGCACGCCGAAGGGGCCGGAGGATGCCTGCTGCCTCGATTGCGTCATGTCGTAGGTGAGCCAGCCGAGGATCGCCACCATGACGAGGATGGCTGCCCAAAGGACGATGCGTATGGTTTTCATCTTGCTACCAGTTTGCTGAGCCTTCGTAAGGGCCGTCAGTGAACGTGGCGTTGTGATACCGCGTCACCACCAGCGGCGCAAAGGGAGAATTGCCGCAGGCGGTTCATGCGGCATGCATGCCAAACCGCTTCGCTCTACTCTAACGACACGGCGCTGTAGG from Sinorhizobium garamanticum harbors:
- a CDS encoding 50S ribosomal protein L11 methyltransferase is translated as MSEIRLFVTSTEKQVGAVLDVMSTIFEDEDYAIATMEIDEKRDVWEASVYMMADEEESVRVRLAEGLAADFSHLPIEREVLPDIDWIAKSLEGLAPVRAGRFVVHGSHDRDKVRTGEIAIEIDAGQAFGTGHHGTTAGCLEVLASVAHTRPVRNVLDLGTGSGVLAIAAWKLLHVPVLATDIDPIATRVASENARRNGVVNGMTFATAPGFHSTAFSANGPFDLVIANILARPLMKMAPQLVANLAPGGSVILSGILAEQRWKVLAAYNGQRLKHVRTIWRNGWVTIHLQK
- a CDS encoding SCO family protein; amino-acid sequence: MKTIRIVLWAAILVMVAILGWLTYDMTQSRQQASSGPFGVPFTLVAQDGKPITEQAFTGKPTALFFGFTHCPEVCPTTLFEMNGWLEKVDPDGSKLQAYFITVDPERDTPEVLGQYVSNVSKRVTGISGPPDKVLEMVKGYRVYYKKVPLDEKKPDGDYTMDHTASVFLLDANGHFSGTIAYGENPDTAIQKLDNLTKG